From the genome of Candidatus Palauibacter scopulicola:
TCGTGCCCGGCCGCCTGCACCTCCTCCGGCGTGACCTCCATCGTCGTGTGGAGGCGGGTGAGATAGAGGTAGTACTCGCGCCCCTCGGGATACTGCGAGAGGCCGACCCCGGCCGGCGCGCGCGCCGCGTACGGCCCCTCGAGGAAGGCGGCGAGTTCCTCGAGCACCGGGTTGATGGAATCGCGCACGATGTCGCCGATGCGGGCCCTCGCCTCCGCGACGCGGGCGGGGTCCAGCCCGGAGGCGCGACCCACGGGGAGCGCGAACGGACCGTCCTCCGCTTCGCCCGCCGTCGCCCGCACGAGCTGGACGACGGGCGTCAGGTTCTGGCTCGACACGATGAAGTCGCGCTCGAACTGCCCCCGTACGTAGTCCTCGAGGTCCCGCACATGGGACGGCACCTGCTCCACGAGCGCCACGAAACGGTCGAGATCCTCGTCATCCTCGAGCGGGAGGAGCGGGAAGATCTGGCTGTAGCTGCGCAGGACGCTCGAATACGGGGTGAGGACGCTCCGGAGCCAGAAGTACCGGTGCCCCTCGACGGCCATCTCCGCCTGCCAGACCAGGGTTTCCAGCGTGACGCGCTCATCGGCCGAGAGCGCCGCCGCGTCGATGGCGAGGGCGCGCTCGAGCTGCCGCTGGGAGAACGCCGCCCGCTCCTCCGCCGCCTCGTAGTCGAGCGCGGGGAGCCGCTCCACGTCCACCCCCTCGCGCAGGCGGACGAAGGGATTCGTCTCCAGATCCCGGACCCAAGCCGAGTCCAGCAGCGCCGCCAGTTGCGCCGAAGCACGCGCGGACCGGCCCTCTCCCCCGCGCTCGTCGACGGGGGCACCGCAAGCGGCCGTCCAAACGACCAGCCATACCGGGATTCCTGCGGCGTGTTGGCGGCCTCGCATGGTTCCTACCCGGCCAGGCGCGCGCGACCTTCGCGCCAGTCGACACCCAGATGCACGATATCGATGATGTCCAATTCGTCGACCATGTGGAGCGCCCGATCAAGGAGATGTCGTCGTGTCGTCCGCTCGCCCCTTCCGGCCGACGCGAGCACGATCAGATCCACGCGTTCTTCCTGATCCAGATTCTGAACCATTTCAATCAATCGCCGGTACGTCGGGGATGTCTGTACCAGGTTCTTGGCAAGATCTCGGTGTTCGTGGCTGATGATCCGGGGTCTCTCTGTTGATGCCGACGAGAAAGTGTCCTTCAGGACACTGTCCCATGTGGCCATGAAGCGATCCCACGCTTCGATCAGTTCCTCCACCTTCGCCGAGCTGATGATGAACCGAACACCAGCCGCTTCGATCCGGGCCATCGCTTTCTCGTCCTCAAGAGTGACGGCAGTCACGGCAGGGGCCCACCGCGTTACGATATTCGGCAGTCTTCGATCCGACGTGACGAGAATCGAGTCCGTCAGCTTTGCGCATGCGATGTAGAAGCAGTCGTACACAGGGTGACCGGCCTCCAGAGCGATCTTCGCCGCTTCCCGAACCAGTTCCGCGCCGGGGAGAAGCGCGACGGCTTCCGACATCCGGGCGACTTCGTCGACGAACGCTTGCGCCGAGGCGATCTCTCCGCGGCGATGCTTCTTCCAGATCACGTTGGCGCATTCGGGTAAGATGAGGTCCGGTGCGTGCCGTTCGATTCGTGGTCCGGTCAACGTGAGGGCTTCGGGGCGGCCGTCCTCCTCGACGAACCATTTCACCGCGACGCTCGCGTCCACGGTGACCCTCACCGGGCTCGGTCCTCCCTGATCAGAGCCG
Proteins encoded in this window:
- a CDS encoding type II toxin-antitoxin system VapC family toxin, which translates into the protein MRVTVDASVAVKWFVEEDGRPEALTLTGPRIERHAPDLILPECANVIWKKHRRGEIASAQAFVDEVARMSEAVALLPGAELVREAAKIALEAGHPVYDCFYIACAKLTDSILVTSDRRLPNIVTRWAPAVTAVTLEDEKAMARIEAAGVRFIISSAKVEELIEAWDRFMATWDSVLKDTFSSASTERPRIISHEHRDLAKNLVQTSPTYRRLIEMVQNLDQEERVDLIVLASAGRGERTTRRHLLDRALHMVDELDIIDIVHLGVDWREGRARLAG